Proteins encoded by one window of Catharus ustulatus isolate bCatUst1 chromosome Z, bCatUst1.pri.v2, whole genome shotgun sequence:
- the HMGCR gene encoding 3-hydroxy-3-methylglutaryl-Coenzyme A reductase — MLSRLFRMHGLFVASHPWEVIVGTVTLTICMMSMKMFTGNDKICGWNYECPKLEEDVLSSDIIILTITRCIAILYIYFQFQNLRQLGSKYILGIAGLFTIFSSFVFSTVVIHFLDKELTGLNEALPFFLLLIDLSRASALAKFALSSNSQDEVRENISRGMAILGPTFTLDALVECLVIGVGTMSGVRQLEIMCCFGCMSVLANYFVFMTFFPACVSLVLELSRESREGRPIWQLSHFARVLEEEENKPNPVTQRVKMIMSLGLVLVHAHSRWIAEPAAQNSTVENSVGLDENAPKRIEPNVSLWQFYLSRMASMDIEQVITLGLALLLAVKYIFFEQAETESTLSLKNPITSPVMVQKKVPENCCRKQTGLLKNNQKSNTAEEALIPKDESAEVIKPVLAELSNKATFVVGNSSPVETSNLSGKEEETELPKEPRSIEECVRILGNAQEGAKFLTDAEVISLVNAKHIPAYKLETLMETQERGVSIRRQMLSKKLPEPSSLQYLPYRNYNYSLVMGACCENVIGYMPIPVGVAGPLFLDNKEFQVPMATTEGCLVASTNRGCRAICLGGGASSRILADGMTRGPVVRLPTACQAAEVKVWLESPEGFKIMKEAFDSTSRFARLQKLLISLAGRNLYIRFQSGTGDAMGMNMISKGTEKALVRLNEEFPDLQVIAISGNYCTDKKPAAINWIEGRGKSVVCEAVIPAKVVREVLKTTTEDLVEVNINKNLVGSAMAGSIGGYNAHAANIVTAIYIACGQDAAQNVGSSNCITLMERTGSTNEDLYISCTMPSIEIGTVGGGTNLLPQQACLQMLGVQGASQDNPGENARQLAKIVCATVMAGELSLMAALAAGHLVKSHMIHNRSKINLQDLQGTCTKKAA; from the exons ATGCTGTCCAGACTGTTCCGAATGCATGGCCTTTTTGTAGCCTCTCATCCATGGGAAGTCATTGTGGGAACAGTGACTCTCACTATCTGCATGATGTCTATGAAGATGTTCACTGGGAATGATAAGATCTGTGGCTGGAATTATGAGTGCCCCAAACTTGAAGAA GACGTTCTGAGCAGTGACATCATCATCCTGACAATCACACGCTGCATAGCAattctttatatatatttcCAGTTTCAGAACCTAAGGCAGCTTGgatcaaaatacattttag gtattGCTGGCCTCTTCACAATCTTCTCAAGTTTTGTTTTTAGTACAGTAGTAATTCACTTCTTGGATAAAGAACTTACAGGCTTGAA tgaagctTTACCGTTCTTCCTGCTTCTGATTGATTTGTCAAGAGCAAGTGCATTAGCTAAATTTGCGCTCAGTTCCAACTCACAG gatgaagtgagagaaaatatttcacgTGGGATGGCAATATTAGGCCCGACGTTTACCCTGGATGCACTTGTGGAATGTCTTGTAATTGGTGTTGGTACCATGTCAG gTGTGCGACAGCTTGAAATTATGTGCTGCTTTGGTTGTATGTCTGTTCTTGCCAACTACTTTGTCTTCATGACCTTCTTTCCAGCTTGTGTGTCCTTGGTATTAGAG ctttcaAGAGAGAGTCGTGAAGGGCGCCCTATATGGCAGCTTAGTCATTTTGCTCGTGTTCTGGAAGAAGAAGAGAATAAACCAAATCCTGTAACACAGAGGGTCAAAATGATTATG TCACTGGGTTTGGTCCTTGTTCACGCCCACAGTCGTTGGATAGCAGAACCAGCTGCTCAAAACAGTACTGTTGAAAATTCGGTGGGATTGGATGAGAATGCACCAAAGAGAATTGAACCTAATGTTTCACTGTGGCAGTTCTACCTTTCTCG AATGGCCAGTATGGATATTGAGCAAGTAATTACGCTTGGATTAGCCCTTCTCCTTGCtgtcaaatatattttctttgagCAAGCAGAGACCGAATCTACCCTCTCACTGAAGAATCCTATAACATCTCCTGTGATGGTACAGAAAAAGGTCCCTGAAAATTGTTGCAGGAAGCAGACTGGACTTCTGAAAAACAATCAGAAATCTAACACAGCAGAAGAAGCTTTAATTCCCAAAGACGAAAGTG CTGAAGTCATAAAACCTGTATTAGCAGAGTTGTCAAACAAGGCTACATTTGTGGTTGGCAATTCCAGCCCTGTGGAAACTTCAAATCTCAgtggaaaggaggaagagaCTGAGTTACCTAAAGAACCACGTTCCATTGAGGAATGTGTTCGTATACTTGGAAATGCACAG GAAGGAGCAAAATTTCTTACTGATGCTGAGGTTATCAGTTTAGTTAATGCTAAGCATATTCCTGCATACAAACTGGAAACCCTGATGGAAACCCAGGAGCGAGGTGTATCCATCCGCAGACAGATGTTATCTAAGAAACTTCCTGAACCTTCATCTTTGCAGTATCTTCCTTACAGGAATTACAATTATTCTTTG GTGATGGGAGCTTGCTGTGAAAATGTCATTGGATATATGCCTATTCCTGTAGGCGTAGCAGGACCACTGTTTCTGGATAACAAAGAGTTTCAGGTGCCAATGGCAACAACAGAAGGATGTCTTGTAGCCAGCACAAACAGAGGATGTAGAGCAATATGT CTTGGTGGAGGAGCAAGTAGCCGCATTCTGGCAGATGGGATGACTCGAGGACCTGTTGTAAGGTTGCCCACTGCTTGCCAGGCTGCAGAGGTGAAAGTCTGGCTTGAAAGCCCtgaaggttttaaaataatgaaggaaGCTTTTGACAGCACAAGTAG GTTTGCCCGCCTACAAAAACTTCTCATCAGTTTGGCTGGTCGTAACCTTTATATCCGTTTTCAGTCTGGAACAGGGGATGCAATGGGAATGAATATGATTTCAAAA GGTACTGAAAAAGCACTGGTGAGACTGAATGAAGAGTTTCCTGATCTTCAAGTTATAGCTATCAGTGGTAATTACTGTACAGACAAAAAGCCTGCTGCTATAAACTGGatagaaggaagaggaaagtcTGTTGTTTGTGAAGCAGTCATTCCAGCTAAGGTTGTTAGAGAA GTATTGAAAACAACTACGGAAGATCTAGTTGAAGtcaatataaacaaaaatttgGTGGGTTCTGCCATGGCTGGTAGCATCGGTGGCTACAATGCACATGCAGCAAACATTGTGACAGCGATCTACATTGCCTGTGGTCAG GATGCTGCGCAGAATGTGGGCAGCTCCAACTGCATCACTTTGATGGAGAGAACTGGTTCCACCAACGAAGACCTGTACATCAGCTGCACGATGCCTTCTATAGAAATAGGGACTGTTGGCGGAGGCACCAACTTACTCCCACAGCAGGCCTGTTTGCAG ATGTTAGGGGTTCAAGGTGCAAGCCAAGATAACCCTGGTGAAAATGCCCGTCAGCTTGCTAAAATAGTTTGTGCTACGGTGATGGCAGGGGAATTATCACTAATGGCT